The genomic segment CAAAGATTTGTGTTAGTGGAGCACATTCATAAAGTAGAGATAGACATGTTGACTAACTTAAGTACAATAAAACTCAAATAATAATTAACGAAATATAATAACCATTTATTCTTGATCTTCACCATATACAAACAACCCTCACAAATAGCATAGCTTGTATTTTTTATCTGCTTTTATTTTAGTGTCAAATCAGATCAACTCGAACCATATGTAATCATAAAAGAATTGCTTGCTAAGATACTCAATAACAGTCAATGAGGAGGTGCCGGATGACGACCCGGTCTATTGTACGGGTACATATGGGGCCCCGGTTTTGGAGGCgttatataataatatggaGGCTTTGGTCTTCTTGCTGTTACCATTAAGATGAAACTTCTGTTTTCAGGAGCCAGAAAATATCCATTTAACACTAACATTAATATCAGGAACCAccacattattattttcataattgttTTGGTAATGTAAAATCACTCTTCTTAATTACGTTTAGTGTTTACGGCTcactatatatattaaaattaaatacacaTATTGTGCttagtattaattatatatttgaattaaaCTACACAAAAGTCAGCACAAAAGTCAGCATCTTGAACTTTTATGTAGTGGTGCACAAAATAGttcaacattaaaaataattgttatatttCGTTACGTATGCCTTTATGGTACAAGTTTAGAGCTGTGCAACGGGCCGGGGGCCCATTGGAGGCCCTTATTCAACCCTTAATTTCAAGGGTTTAAAAAGGGGTTGAAAATGGAACGGATTGTAAACGAACCTTACAGATGTGGGTTGGATAAGCGCTGTAATGAAAGTTGACGAAAGGCTGTATGAGCCGATTGTGAGTGAATGCCTGCTGAAGAAGACATGAGGAATGCAAAAGTAGCTGCTACTGATGATAAGAATACATGTATTCTTATGACTTATATCtgtgatattaataatcttcaaaaaactaaattttttgtttcaaatttttttaatattttttttgtttcataattaatttttgataaCAAAAAAGAACATAATATATTGGCCGTTTTAAACCCGTGTTTCTTTAAACAAGGCTCGACCCAACCCGGCCCAATTTCACAAAAGTCCGATCCAGCCTATTGCACAGGCCTAGGTACAAGGTGAAACCTTCTCTTTAAACTGACCCATTGATATTTATTATCTTAAAATGAtgacttataactttaaagtgataaCTTTTATATTCTTagaatgatcaattataactttaaaaagattattttcaattttaaagtaACCAATTAGAGAAATAAACTATTATATGGATACATATCTTagtgagacaatctcatacaaaacttgTTAATCACTTTTTCCTTTACATGCTCTTCGTATGTTGTCCATCTGACTCTACTCTTTTTCTTAAATTTAgtgcattattattataaaaaaaaaaagcatttaattagaatatttggagtattagttttaaaatgctttaaaaattatcaaaccAGGAAAGCAATTTCAAATCAGTAGCGTATAAGGGTGTAACtaaatataatcaaatcaaacaagTGAGTATTGACCAccaaatttttatatgtttatatgATGTCTTTTAAGAATTTAACAATTTGGAATAATATTCCCTCTAAATAAGCCCGAGCCTTACGTagataatcaaatcaagagtaTATACAATAATATGGTTTCAGCATGATACACCAGTCCAACTGATCGGAGGGTGGCGCGTGAGGCGTTTCAGGCCTCGAGGGTCATCCGAAGATTTGGTTCGAATACCGAACCAGGGACATCCCATTTAACCCCAAGGATGCTTTACAAATTAGATTAACATATAATCTGCATAATAAGTCAGAAGATAAATAACTAGTGCAGCATGTATTATTTTCTTCCAGTAAATAACCTGGAAAGTGAACCAAACATATAATGATCTTTATCCAAAAAACTGCACATAATAAAACTCTAACTATATACAACTATACATTACTATAACATTCGGTAAACCACGGCCCACTGCTCGTGCGTTTTAACTTCCATGTCTCATTCATTTTGCGACATTTTGTTAACCCATATCGAAGCTCTTAagtaaaatgttgaaaaatgcATGGAATTGAGGACTATCCAAGTAAAAGCAAGCTGATATGTGGGCGCTTTGGAAAGTCAGAGCGGCCTTATTCCTTTCAGCGCTGATGAGAAaatctaaaacaaaaaaaacagatCATTCGATTTATGCTCTAACTGCAGTAATTATGCTTAAGGATGTATATACTTGACACACGAACACGAGTAATAGAAATTAAAAACTCGTTTGGTCAGTGGTATTAAacagtggtaatgagaatgaatactagcgtaattttggttgaaaaatctcttggctacctaaATGGCCATGCTTGTGCAACTTCCATCATCTCatctttttcataaaattcattccaatgcattaccattaaaAGAGAttgtattaggtggtaatgaaaatttgaaaataaaaaaacttttttgtgatcaaagtttcattaccataggaatgacatggaacttttgataaagttttacactataaatcattctcattaccaacatttagtaccactaaccaaacagaCCGTATGTACAAAATTCTCAAGAAACCACTAACCAGAGAAGAGCCAGAGGGCTGCCCATCTACTGATCTGTCCAGAGAGCCAAAAACTAGCTGCTGCTGCTTCTTCACATAAACTAATTTTTTCTTCCCAGCAATCTTGTCATTAGACTTGGAGTCAAGTCCAGTATTTCCTCTATAATCCCCCAACGAGACGCCTTTTAACTTAATTGTTAAATCGTTTTCAGTTCGAACACCATTTTTTCGTTTATCTTCTTCCGAATTGATGCCTCTTAACTCAGCTGAGAAATCCTTCTTGACCCCATTATTGTCCTGCAAAGTGTCTTTTTGGGTGTTATGAACTTTCCTTGAATACTGTGTTGATGCAACGATTGCACCATCTATGGCAGCAATCAAACTCGGTGGCTTCTTGGGTCCAACAGCTTTCTTTTCCAATTGATTCAAAGGCACGCACCCCGGCCTTAAATAATCAACAGTATCTGAGAGCgggaattttattaaatgtggATTTTCAACTGGAGAAAGACCTCGAACCGCAGCCTCAGCTATCTGCCATTAACGAAAAGAAAAACTGATCTGAGAATCACAAATTATAGTAATCAATGAAATGAAGAAACAATGCATTATTATACATCTACCTTTCTTTCCAGGTCATAAATACCCTGATCACCGCGCATCTTCAGAGGATGTAACAGTTTCTGTATCAAGTAACAAGCTTTAGTAAAAATGTTTGAGATCACAATAGAATAGAACTCTTGTACACTTCTACATACCTGTGGTTGTTCACTAAGCCAACAGAATTCCGTCAATGCTTCTAGCCTTACCTGTTAATGGGATAGTACACTACAATCAAGTAATTTTTCACgcaaatcacaaatcaaaaaaacaaattattgtCGGTTTCAGGGCCTGATAAGGGTCAGGCCGGGCCGGATAAGGCAACTTTAAACTTAATATGGGCTTTACATGGGCCGGTCTTTGAAAGCCCATTCCGGCCCAAGTCAACCCTTTTTTATCActacaaattattttaatcccTATTTATcaacttaataataattaaattgaaacaatattaataatattcattgacattgtcatttataatatttaaataatacatCAATTTTGCTATTTACAAAGACCCCTTTCCGACCCTTATTGAGCCCTTGTATAGCCCAATTCATTTTAATCATAGTAGAGCCCGTTGTAGGCCTGACCCGTTTTTGGCCCCGCTCTTACAAAGCCCTTCTAAACACAGGCcggataagggctcaaaatggggcCCGACCCATCAAACACCCCTAGTTTCAGGCTATTTTAGGCCATTTGGAGCGAATCAAAAATCCAAAAATCAAACTAGATGGTTTTTTCTTACCCCTTCGGGTACTGCTTTCCAACTAGATAGCTCATCACATCTAAGACACCCAACAACTTCTATACAACCTAAATGAAAACAACATCACCCAAAAGCACATTTCAGGATATGCTTGAAGAAATTATCCTGTACTTTTTCATGTGCTTTTGAGAAGCAATAACTAATAAGCATGTGATTTTTACCAATAAGTTTTGAAACTGGATAATGCTCGGGAAATTTAAGATCAGTCACACCATCCAACGCATATAtctccctgtagaaattctccaTGGCTTTTATGGTGGACTCATCTGGGACCTTGCTTGCAGCATGGATCCAAAGCCGACCTTCCAATTTCAGACATTTTTACTATTAGAGTTGatgtaaaaattatgaaactGTGCATCGGCAATCAATCAAGTAACCACAACTTTTACACAATAAAGTTAACTTAGATTGTTTTGTGGCTGTGCCTGCGTCTAAGGAAGGCGTCCAAGAGGATCAGAATTCAGAATAGTGTTGTTCAGAAAATGCAACAGACTTTTCTACTTCCATAGTATCATAATGTAAGACATTAGATTTGATACAATAGATATAAAGATACAAACTTACATACTTTATTGTTTCTTTTTACTTGCAACCCACATTCATGGCACACTTTGAGAAAGAGAATTGAGGATGTAAATAGACATAAGCTAAAAAAGTTCAACAAGCAATTAGGGAAAGATATAAGGTTACTATGGTTTAATATTAACTTGTTCTTCAACGTATAATCACTTTTTCAAAATGTGTGTTACCTCCTACTCAGTTTAAGTgtattatttgactttttttttctgAGATAAGTGTAATATTTGACTTTTGACACTATTAAATTGTattgtattcttaatttataagttataatatagtcatataagatcttgtttgattcatcttgaaagattataaatatcaacatattataatttttagtcatgcacacttaaaaaaaattaatgatagaAATAGTACATTGGTAAATGTGTCGAATTAAGTGGGACATTTAGGCTAAATAGGAGGGATTTTCCTTTACTCATAGCAATGAGGCAATGACTTTCATAATGAAATGACCTAGAATCCTAACTCCTGAACAATATgtactttattcaaaaaatactCATTAATATTTAGATAAAACAACGTATTTATGGAAAAAATATCACAAGTCAACCAAATATATTTGTTGTGTCCAGCTCCAAATCTCACTTTGATGGAGGTAAGTTCGATCACCTCGTTGCTTACTCAATGGCTTGCACTATTGAGAATGATGATGAGTATGAATTGAAGCATGGCGTGATACGttttggatcacttgatgaaATGACCAAGATGGATGGCTTGGCGTGGCTTGATGTTAGCAAAGGAGTGCCAAAAGAGGCTGGCTCGACTAGTGGAGCACAATGGCTCGGTCGAGCCAAGGAACAGCTACAATCCAGTGGAAACTGACTAGGAGCTCGACCACTCAAGCATGCTTGCTCAATCGAGCGAGCTACAACGTGCCAAAACACAAACATTCTGTTTAATACGGCATTCTTTATGGGCTTTTGAGGGATTGTCTTAAGGCTCCCAAATATAACAAGGGACTATATAAGGGGTCTTAGGAGTTCATAAGAGTTTATGAGACAGCCTCATACTCAATATTAACTAGGGTTTTAGCCAAGAGAGTTCATTCTACTTGTATTAGGGCATTTGAGAGAGATTGACATCAAAGGTTCAATCTTTACtttgagaggttgttctcaaAGGTTGTGTGAAttgagtcattaatgtattgttgagtatattaataataaggTACTTGTTTTGAGGAGAGGTATATTTAGATACCTCATACATCTTCTGTTTTGTGTTCTCTATTATTGTGCTCtaatttgttgtttttctttgcacttgtttttattattgttcttgcCATAGCGCATTCACAACAATATTTTCCCTTATCTCTATTCTAATATAAGAAGTAGCCGGGAATTACAGGGCCAGCTCTTTACAAGAGCTCCATGAGCCAGGGCTTAGGGCCCCTAGGGGCCTAAATTTTTtgatatgtattttttatttaaatataaaaacgagaatatttttatttaaatgaaagagataatttaataaatagcaATGATTTAATGGTCATTTGTGACCTTGTGACCttgttaatgatttttttttttgtttttggattaTTGTTGGTAGATTTAATCTGGTTTTCTTTTTCATTGATAACCTTTGTGTTTAAGTAATTAAGTGgagtaatatttttgatttattatattttctaaattaatagtGTTTCGTCTAATTGATAATTTTAGTAGTTTATAAATTGTCACTATAACgtttgtattttaaaaatttgttattttgtcTTCGCTCAGACCCCAAAAATTCATCAACCAGAATTGATTTTCTGTCTCCTTAAAAGATAGAACTAAACAATACAGAggtaaaaataagaatatatgaACATACAATGAAAATATATCACTTTAGTGGGTATTCAATTTTGGGATCATACACTGAAAATATTTCACTAATTCAAATACTCAACCAAAAACTCCAGAATTTGAATATACCATTAAAGGAAAATCAATCAACAAATAAGAATAACCTAAAAAAGCGAATTGGGTATTCGATTTCGGGATCATACAGTGAAAACAAAAAGTGGGTAACAAAAAATAGAGGAAGAAAAGATCGACACCTCGAATAGGAGAAGGCCATGATCTACCTTCAATACGTTTAATACCATAAACAAGCAAAGAAGCCCAAGGTTGATGCATGGTCAAACATGGATCTGTATAATAATTTCTGGGTTGAATTCTTCTCCTCATTGCTCTTCTACTGATGCTAAACTGAACGATTTCTCAATTAAttgacaaaatattttaaaaagggGGATACTTTGCTTAACTTTTGCCGAATGGAACTTAATTTCTCTCGAATTTTGGTTCTCTAAATAGGGATTTTGTTTACCAGGTGTTGTGAATTGTGATAATGAATGACGCCGTTTTTATATAGGTGAAAATTCAAAGCTCAAAAGGGTAACCGTTTAAgcaattaacttttttttttcttcttgatttTGGCTTTTGAATAGGTCAaatagtcaaaaaaaaaattatttgataaatgatttttaaggacctaaaaaactttaagaaaaaagttaaaaactaTTTATAGCATTTTAAGcctattttttctctaataaattttcaatatccaacaaataattttaaccAAATATCTATTAACAAATGGGTTAAATAGCTAGTTTTTTCGATCAATTACTTCTACCTGTTCAAATCAGTCAACAACTCAATCTAACAGTCACTTGACAACAAGCCTATGGTTAGAGACTTAGAGTAAGAGCTAGAGTTTGCGTCACAATCAAAATTAAAGTCAAGAACGAAAACAATACAAGATCTCAGAGAGTAAGAAGACTAGTTGAGTTTAAAAGAGATGTATCATTGATTTAACTTCTAAACATATT from the Amaranthus tricolor cultivar Red isolate AtriRed21 chromosome 12, ASM2621246v1, whole genome shotgun sequence genome contains:
- the LOC130828270 gene encoding uncharacterized protein LOC130828270 isoform X1, whose amino-acid sequence is MRRRIQPRNYYTDPCLTMHQPWASLLVYGIKRIEGRSWPSPIRGRLWIHAASKVPDESTIKAMENFYREIYALDGVTDLKFPEHYPVSKLIGCIEVVGCLRCDELSSWKAVPEGVRLEALTEFCWLSEQPQKLLHPLKMRGDQGIYDLERKIAEAAVRGLSPVENPHLIKFPLSDTVDYLRPGCVPLNQLEKKAVGPKKPPSLIAAIDGAIVASTQYSRKVHNTQKDTLQDNNGVKKDFSAELRGINSEEDKRKNGVRTENDLTIKLKGVSLGDYRGNTGLDSKSNDKIAGKKKLVYVKKQQQLVFGSLDRSVDGQPSGSSLIFSSALKGIRPL
- the LOC130828270 gene encoding uncharacterized protein LOC130828270 isoform X2 produces the protein MRRRIQPRNYYTDPCLTMHQPWASLLVYGIKRIEGRLWIHAASKVPDESTIKAMENFYREIYALDGVTDLKFPEHYPVSKLIGCIEVVGCLRCDELSSWKAVPEGVRLEALTEFCWLSEQPQKLLHPLKMRGDQGIYDLERKIAEAAVRGLSPVENPHLIKFPLSDTVDYLRPGCVPLNQLEKKAVGPKKPPSLIAAIDGAIVASTQYSRKVHNTQKDTLQDNNGVKKDFSAELRGINSEEDKRKNGVRTENDLTIKLKGVSLGDYRGNTGLDSKSNDKIAGKKKLVYVKKQQQLVFGSLDRSVDGQPSGSSLIFSSALKGIRPL
- the LOC130828270 gene encoding uncharacterized protein LOC130828270 isoform X3, with the protein product MRRRIQPRNYYTDPCLTMHQPWASLLVYGIKRIEGRSWPSPIRGRLWIHAASKVPDESTIKAMENFYREIYALDGVTDLKFPEHYPVSKLIGCIEVVGCLRCDELSSWKAVPEGVRLEALTEFCWLSEQPQKLLHPLKMRGDQGIYDLERKIAEAAVRGLSPVENPHLIKFPLSDTVDYLRPGCVPLNQLEKKAVGPKKPPSLIAAIDGAIVASTQYSRKVHNTQKDTLQDNNGVKKDFSAELRGINSEEDKRKNGVRTENDLTIKLKGVSLGDYRGNTGLDSKSNDKIAGKKKLVYVKKQQQLVFGSLDRSVDGQPSGSSLR